GGGAAGGAGTTTCCCAATCACGCTCTCGACTGGGATCGTTTCATAAAATATTCTCCTTAATAAGTCAAGCCCTTTCAGAAGCGGATAGAGCGGACGTCCCCATGCGACGCCCGAAGCGATCCACCGGTTCAAAATACCCATTCCTCTGTAAAACGCGATCTTTTCTTTTGCAGCATTAAAAAGGGTATCCAGTTCAACGCCGCTCGGACAATGCGTGACGCAGGCCTTGCAATCGATACAAGAGGTCAAACGATCGATAAAGGACGATGTGG
This sequence is a window from Nitrospirota bacterium. Protein-coding genes within it:
- a CDS encoding (Fe-S)-binding protein, translated to MVKMFLEGVPRWKEEYDSCVRCGACLAVCPTYQSELIESYGPRGRVELAGNLLMGDFKPTSSFIDRLTSCIDCKACVTHCPSGVELDTLFNAAKEKIAFYRGMGILNRWIASGVAWGRPLYPLLKGLDLLRRIFYETIPVESVIGKLLP